The following proteins come from a genomic window of Macadamia integrifolia cultivar HAES 741 unplaced genomic scaffold, SCU_Mint_v3 scaffold1934, whole genome shotgun sequence:
- the LOC122065228 gene encoding protein THYLAKOID ASSEMBLY 8-like, chloroplastic: MAFRACSRSKIPFLASLLIRELIIPIEVTYNPLKTSVPTLGVISSKSVLDFRSYHDGRPRGPLWRGKKLIGKEALFVVLGLKRFKDDEEKLDKFIKSHVLRLLKMDMVTVLIELQRQEEVTLALKVFRIIQKQDWYKPDVYLYKDLIIALAKCKKMDDAMQIWESMRKEDLFPDSQTYAEVIRGFLRYGSPADAMNIYEDMKKSPDPPEELPFRILLKGLLPHPLLRNRVKQDFEEMFPDRHVYDPPEEIFGIR; this comes from the exons ATGGCATTTCGAGCTTGTTCGAGATCGAAAATACCATTTTTGGCTTCGTTGCTCATTCGGGAACTGATAATACCCATTGAAGTAACATATAACCCCTTGAAAACGTCTGTTCCAACTCTAGGTGTCATTTCGAGCAAATCCGTATTGGATTTCAGGAGTTACCATGATGGTAGACCAAGAGGGCCACTTTGGAGAGGCAAGAAACTGATAGGCAAAGAAGCTCTTTTCGTAGTTCTGGGTCTGAAAAGATTCAAAGACGATGAAGAGAAACTGGATAAGTTCATTAAGTCACATGTGTTGAGGCTCTTGAAGATGGATATGGTGACTGTATTGATCGAGCTCCAACGGCAAGAGGAGGTGACTTTGGCCCTCAAG GTGTTTAGAATAATTCAAAAGCAGGACTGGTACAAGCCTGATGTCTATCTATATAAGGACTTAATTATTGCATTAGCAAAATGCAAAAAGATGGATGATGCAATGCAAATATGGGAAAGCATGAGAAAGGAGGATTTATTCCCTGATTCTCAAACGTATGCTGAAGTTATCAGAGGTTTCTTGAGGTATGGTTCACCTGCGGATGCCATGAATATTTATGAGGATATGAAGAAGTCTCCTGACCCACCAGAGGAGTTGCCCTTCAGGATTTTGCTGAAGGGCCTCTTGCCGCATCCACTATTGAGAAACAGAGTCAAGCAAGACTTTGAGGAGATGTTTCCTGATCGGCATGTCTATGACCCTCCTGAGGAGATATTTGGAATTCGTTGA